The Helianthus annuus cultivar XRQ/B chromosome 11, HanXRQr2.0-SUNRISE, whole genome shotgun sequence region AAAGTAAGGACCAGAGTATACCTGGAAACTAGGATCAGTGTCGAATTAAGAATATTCCTCCAAATTTCCGTAAATcttgaggacgagatttaaaacaaggtggggaggatgtaacaaccctcaaaagTACTCCCAATGACAACATGTGACCAAAACCAGAAGTGCTCGCGATAAAACTTGTGTATTCAATTTGGAAAATTTAGCGGTTAAGGAATCTTGGCGTTCGACGAACTAAATCACATAGAAATAGTATTATTAGATTCACAAttggaaattaggaaaacatGTTAATGATTCTTTAAAAGTTTCTTGTCTCATGCTTGCATGTATGATCCCAGGACTCCAACAAATGTTGAATAACTTACCAGTTTTTTATATGAGGGTGCAACTTGAAGGCTGAAGCTATGTCTCAAAACCGAAATATACTTGATGTTTAATTATATTCGGAATCATACTCATACTCGTACTCATACACATTCATGTTATACACATACTCATATATCCTTTGAATgcccaaaaatatttttttaggtCCGTAAGCCCTTCTGGGCGGGCAGAATGTTTAAAGACTCGTGGATTTCACCTTTTTTCCACCTCTAACCTCCCCCAATCACCTTCCAACCTTCTTTAAACCTAAAACCTAAGCCCCCACTATAAATACATGTCTCCCACACCTTCCTAACACCTTTACACACTTTACAAATCACTCCAAACATCCAAAACTCCCAATAATTCCCCATTTTGGGCAGAAAACACTTAGTGTTCTAAGTAAGTTTTCACTCACTTTTCTTCACCTTTCCTTTTCATTTCTTCTTTCACACTACTTGGATAAACTCTAGGAAAGTTCCCACAAGTTTGCCATGGCAAACTAAGGTGGAACCTCACCacatttgaggtccaaagtggTGTTAAAATTTCTGTTTTGATAATACTTTTTTTTACACTTTCTATAAGCATGTTTAACTTGAACAATCTTACACCAACCTTGCTTCTAACCAAACATATGGTTATGGAGCTTGAGTATGGTTGATTACTATAAGTTTAGAGGTTAAAACACCTTCTaaactttctgctttgacatgttttcaaacaaTCTTCAAGTGATGAGACCATCCAAGTTCACCATCTTCAATATGGTGAGACTTGTGTTTTGGTGAATGAAAGTGTGAACCATGTAAGCTTTGGCTCTCCAATCTTTTTCCACTAACTCACTTGTTTATTTGTTATCATACCACTAAGTCTCAAATAATTTCCATCAAAGGGACAAGGCTACATCACGTCCCCAAACACTTTCCATGTTTGGGATGCACGCATCTAGCTAGCTCACTTGGTTGTTTGTAGATTTAGTAGGGTTAAGTTCTTATTATTTTCATATTCATGACCAACCAAAATCATACAATGAGGTTAAATGGATGGAATTCATCCTACCTCCTTGCATGACCATTCTCATGGTACCTTGATTTACATTCGTAATATGTTAACTTTTAATTCCTAATCCAGTTCGTTAAACAAAAACCACAACTCACACACCCTCGTTTCCCTCTTAGGGTAACTTTGGTGTTCCACAAACTCAAGACTCGTCAAACTCACTACGTGGAATTACTTCGCAAACCGTGAGTATAAATGACCCCCTTTTtgttttcacacttttgggtgcaataaaTATGTTCGTATTAAAATTCACGTGAAAACACTTATGAAAATACATTATTCATATAAACGAATCCGTCAATATATGCTTTATACGTTTATACTTTAGGAATACATGCATACTAGAAGCCATTCTTGCACTATACTTTGTCATTAACTTTGTACGAGCCtctaccttaacatgtatagcgctataggagtagcacaccgccCTTGTTGGGTCTATGTTAAATAATCATACAAATAGTCTTGTCGTTGCGATAACAAGATTACGCTAGTGGAATCTTTGGGTTGACACTTTGTGATGCATGCTAGTTCATGTTATGTTTATGCCTTGGTATACGTTTTTGCCATTTGGATCTCGTTAAAACTCTTTTATACATATGCTAGTAcactaaacttgtatgctcaccaatGCGTTTGTGTTGACATGTTCTTTAATATATATTGCAGGAGCTTGATATTGATCCGTTGAAAAAGAAATCCAGTAGGATGGACTAGATACGCACATTGTTAAAAGTTATGTTTTTGTTGTTTAAATTGTTATGTTCTAAATGTTTAATTTcctttgaaacaatgtatttctTTTAGCAGGAAATGAAAATCATTactttaaatattgtcacaaatagtcattatgaagtctcttgcaatctcctTTTCGTCTCACTCCAATTTTTCCGCCatcggtcggggtgtgacatttgttaAGGCACTCATTTTGGACACCATAATCGTGTGTGTTTCATGGGCAGTAATTCACTCATTGGAGGTCCAAGTATGAGGAGCCTTTACCTAAAGATATAATACCATACTACACTACTTTTAACCATGAGTTTGGATAAAATAATGATTCGGTTTACAGTTCATGTATTATAGTTAGTCTAGTATTATTAAGGAGCCATAAGAATGGTCATGGAAGGAGGTAAGATGATGAACATCCATTTAACCTCATTATATGATGCACCAAAGCATAAAATCATCAACTTTGTTGATGATTTCGGTTGATCATAAATGTGAATATAAGAACATAAAACTCCTAGGTCTAAAAACAACCAAGTGAGCTAGCTAGATGTGTGCATCCCAAACATGGAGAGTGTTTGGGGACGTGATGTAGCCTTATCCCTTTGTTTGGAAATTGTTTTGAGACTTAGTGGTATGAAGGTTAAGCTAACAAATCAAACAAGTGAGGTTGTGGAACATGGTTGGAAAGCCAAGGCTTCCATGGTTCACACTTTTACCAAAACACAAGTCCCACCATATTGAAGATGATGAAATTGGATGGTCTCAACACTTGTAGGTTGCTTGGAACCTTGTTAAAAAAGAAAGTTTAGGAGGTTATTGGACCTCTATACTTGTGGGAATCAACCTTATTCTAGACCCATAAATATAGGTTTAGTTATAAGCAAGGTAAGTGTAGGATTCTTACAAGACAAGATGAATATGAACATGTATGAAAAGTATGATtaaaaaacagaaagttttagccACTTTGGACACCATTTCTTGAGTTGTAATACCTTGTTACACCATGGTGAACATTGGGTAACaatcctagaggttatccaagtggtTTAATACAAGAAAACAGGAAGAATAAGTAGGAGAGGTGAGTTAGAACTCACTTTGAACCCTAGAGAGTATTCTGCCTAAAACAGAATTTCTTGAGAGGATTTGGGTGTTTGGAGTGATTTGTAGAGTGTGTAAAGGTGTTAGGAAGGTGTGGAAGGCATATATTTATAGGTGGGTGATTAGGGTTGGGTCTTAAATGAAGTTAGGAGGTGATTGGTGAAGGTTGGAGGTGGAAAATAGGTGAACTTTGCGAGTTTTCAAACATTCTACCCGCCCAGAAGGGTTTACGGACCTAAAAaagttttttgtttttgtttttttgggCATTTAAGGGATATATGAGTGTGTGAATAACATGAATTTGTATGAGTATGATTCCTAATATAATTAAACATCAAGTATAATTCGGTTTCGTATATAAAGCACGTATTTGAGATTGATTAAGTATCATGTATTTATGCATAAACAAATGTGAATAAAAATGTATTCCCATTATGATCGAAGTCTGGATTACGTAGATTGGAAATGAAATACgaatacaagtttccaaaaatataaatacaaatacaactatctaaatatggaaagtacatAAATGCAAAGCGTTACAGAGTTGGGAACGTTGTTGTTAGTCATCTACAAAATTCACAACAATATACTTAGTATTTTTATGCTTGATTTCCTAACTAATTTTATGACCCAATGAACAAAAGTTATCTTTTAGGAATTCGAGATCATGTTTCCATGATACACAGTGAATGACTAAGCTCTGTTCATATGCACCACTTATCAAGATGGGTAACAATTACCGATTACGTCTCTACATAACTCTTTGGGGTCGCATGACGAGTATTATCAAGCATATGTACGTTTGACCCCAACTATGCCCACTTGAAGGCTCTTTCAAGTGATCATGGTCATCTAATGAAAATGTGTGGAAACGACCTAATATGACATACGAATCGCGATTCAACCTCTCTCTAAAACCGTAGTCCCAATGCATGGTAATCACTAACAAAGGGGTTTGGATAAATTGGTTTGAGTATTTCCACTTTAGGATGGCACAACAATATGAATCTTAACTTGGGGGTtgctttaatattttaattaccGTTTTGGCTCAAAAATATTTTGGACGACTTATAGCATGAGACAAATAGTGCAACTTCAGTAGAACCaattttatgtttgtttatgacAACTTGAAATGTCTCACATCTCTCGAtatgaaccaatagtaaatacccTATTTAAAACTAAGTTTGTATCGCGAACTTGTTTTAAATTTAATaaactattttattaaattatGGTGTAAATTAACAATtaccctatatattaaaaacagaaGTTTATGAACAGTGTTATATGGCACGTGGCAGACAGTACACTTTCAATAGgtgatgagcaaatggtattgggtacccgtaccggtatcaaatttattAAACAGGGTGTATTTTCGATACCGGTTCCgcaccggtattcaccggtttttaccctcaaataccggtgccgtaccaggtatattcggtaccggtaccagtaTTCACCGGTTCTTACATTTAATTTAAAACCAAAAGTTTTATCTTTTAATAAAACCCTTTTATTAAATTACCTTTCCGAATTAATTAAAACACTTTTATTCATTGTTTTATGTTGGTGAAAAATAGGTTTGTCGGTTACATctatttacaaaaaataaaacaactaCAAAACATGCAAATCGAGCCACTAGTAAATTGGTCGGTTTCGTTTGAGCCATTCAAGCGAAAACCGAACTGGTCTCACAAAGAGGCAAAAATTAACCATTATTGTATCGCCTCCCACTAGATTCAAGATTTCGTCTTCAATCTGGTTTGTCTCCATTTTTGGTCTTCAATCTCTTGTCTAGATTGATTTACAATTttacaataaaataaataaacctatCTATTACAAAAGGTTCCAAATAACCTATAAAAATACAATATTGAAATTAAACAAAAACCACAACCACAAACAACAAACCATGTGATCTAGTGCTCGATTCATAAATAAtcataatcatataataaatgataaatGCACGATCTTTGGTCAAACAaaagttttgacaaaataaaacatagattattttttataaaatgtaaCATCTAACCGAATACATAAGTCACTCTGGTACCATTGACGGGAATTACAAGGTACCAGACTAAAACTTTATTTTATACAATACGATTTTATGACAATTAATTTCTCATATTAATTAGACAAAACATAAGCGTGTAAGTATATACATAAAACCAGTTTAATTCTTTCCAATGATCCATATGCGATCCATTAAACAATTATAACCAACCATAGGGTGTTCAATATTAGTACCTCAACGAAATACCAAGAACTCACACGATGGATTTACAGAGGGTTCCGCTAGTAAACCGAACAGAACATATCCGACACTCGAGATCCATGTAGCAAGATTGATCCTATCAGATACGAACCGAGGAGGCGGCTCAAGGCAATGGTGGCGAAAGCTCGAAAAGGAGCTCGTTGTGGCCGTCGCACGGCGGGAAGAGGGAGAAGGGACGTCAACGATCGGGTGTGGTTGTTGTTCTGTGTTTAGGGTTTTGTTAAGGcataaatatataataattatatttacaCACCAAACCCTATAGTCTGAAGCTGCCCACCAAGTTGAAGACTTTTAATTAACTCTTAATTACTAAAGAGTTCTTGATCTCCCTTTTTTTAATCCAAATAATAAATCATCTCTATTGTTTGGCTCTTTAAATAATAACTAGTTATTCCAAATAATTAATTCTTGTGATTTTATACCGCAAATTATGTTTTATCTTTAACAGTTAAATATTTCATTCATGTCTGTCCTCTAAAGTATAACTCTTTGAATCGTACTATGATAACAATGTTAAATAATTGAGCATTGAACATACTGAATCCAACAGTAGGCCCTGGTCACAAATCTCTAATCAAGAATCTGATTGTCGAACACCTTCTATTAATCTAACAAGGTTATTGTAGCAGAAATCGACTAGTAATGACTTACAAAACATTGTAATCAAATCAACAAATGAATTCGTTACACATGTTGTAAATAACGTCCATCTTCTATTCAGATTGTAATTGTGAGTACAAAGGTTTTCGTTTAGTCACACTGTTACATTATGCACACACTAACACCTATCTATACCCATTTGAGTATGAATAATCAAACATTATGCTCCTACAAGGGCGTAGCTTTGTGTGGGCGGAATGGGGCAGTCGACCACCCGAACTTTTCACTCaatagtggagagtatgtagttttcgtataaagGGTATATACATttttgaccccccggttttatagaaatttttggtatatacgtctTTGActcccggtcggaaatctcaagcttcgtcaGCATGCTCCTAAATATTTCACTAAAACAACCTCAACGAATGTTTTGTTTATATGAACTTTTCATTCATATAGTCTTTTGAACATGTCGTTGCACTCAAATTCTTCAATCTTCATGCTTATGTAATGATTTAACTCTTTCAACCTCTATTTAAAACCCTACTGTTCAAATCTCCTAGAGAACACAAGTGTAGATTTAGAAGTATTATCAGATGGTGTACTTGTTAATAGTTATAAAAGAAAGAGGTAAATGCtattttagtctctgtggtttgagccatttttccattttagtctaaaggtttcattttcTACTGTGGGTCTAAAAAGTTTTcatcgttgtcattttagtcgactgggttaacttcatccattttttctgttaacaagaaAGGCAATTCGATCACTTTATATGTAagtctgttaactagaagggtaattcggccttataaaatcaccaaattgcccttcttgttaacagaaataatagataaagttaacccagtgaaCTAAAAATCTAAAATGGTAACTGAAGAACCAAAAAATCGTGTCAAGGCCGAAGCCTGTAAACGAGGGTTTGGATCTTGTGCAAAAACTTGGGAAACAgtcctgcaaaacagaaaaccgttaggctcgtcgcagagatgggagggcccctctgcgaccaccctccggcgtgaggataagtattgaTAGAGAGAGAAATTAGAGAGAGAAAATAAGGACGAAGGTTCAGAAAATCGTACTTGGCTTTGTACTTGGCGGGTTATTTATAATAGTCAACTGAGATGACGTCATTCGTCCAGACGCACTTGAATGGAGGTTCGTCTCCGGAGGTGCTTGGTGTGGAACGGACATGTTTCGGATGTCCGTCCCAGTGGAGTCCGGTTCGTCCCAAGGACCATGTCCGGTTTCAGATATGTATCTTCAGTAACGGTGAAATCTTTTTAAACATATAGaagaaaaataaaacctttgtgttaaactgtCAAAATGTCAAAATGGGTGCAAACCACATGAAGTAAAATTACATTTAACtctaaaagaaaaattaaaaaacaattgCAGAAGAATATCTTCATTGCAGCAAGAGAGGTCAGTCACATCCACGGGCACGTGGTGGGCTGATTTCGCCGGTTATTAAACTACCCAGTAAAACCGTTGGGTCACAGCCTGTTGCTAGCTGTCCTAATCCTCCCCCATGTGACCCACCCTCTTCCTTCCCACCAAAATCACATACCCCTCCTTCCTTTCTAACCTCTATATACTCCCACCCTTATTTCCACCCTCTCTGATTTCACTGGTTTCATATTGTGAAAATGGCACAATTGCCGCCTAAAGTGCCAACAATGGCGAATAACTGGCCGTCATTTCCGTACCAGATGATGTCATCTGCTGCTGCACAGGCACCGAATTGGATGGATGAGTTTTTAGATTTCTCGTCCGCGAGGAGGAACTCGCACCGGAGATCTGTGAGCGATCCGATTGCGTTTGTCGAATCGCCGTTTATCGACGAGTGTCGTAATTCTAGTGGAAACAGTTCGTTGATACCGTGCTCGAACACTACTGGATTTGAACGGTTGGATGATGAGCAGTTTAGCTCGATGTTTTCCGATGACGTTACGACGAATGTTACGAGATCGTCGTCGAATCCGTCAACGCCGTCAGATCAGAATAGTGATAATGACGGTGACGTTAAACCTACGCTAACGCCGGTGCCGGATGTTCAGCAGCATCAGTTGAAGAATGAGCCTGGAGAGGTGGAAGACGGTGGCGGATGTCAACCGGAAACCGAATCGCTTAAACCTAGCTTTAATTTCTCTAGCGATGGTAGCACAATTGTGGATCCGAAGAGAGTGAAAAGGTACAGTTATGTAATATGTTGCTTAAGCCACAAGCTAACTAAATTATGCTAATTAAGCATATATTTACTGCTTAATTACATGTTAATCTTTATAATCTACATGATTTTAACTGATAATGATCATATGTGCTTCTTAATTAGATACTAATCTTCATAATCTATATGTTATGaagtaattattttttatttatatgtaCAAATTAAACGTTAATCTTCATAATTCTACATGTTTAACAGGATATTAGCAAATCGTCAATCTGCTCAGAGATCACGAGTGAGAAAGTTGCAGTACATTTCTGAACTCGAACGCAGTGTTACTACGTTACAGGTTTGTACAATTGTACATAATCCGATCTCCATTAGCTTAATTCGAGTATTAACTATGCAAATTTACAATTGATATTGAAGTTTGCcttttgaacttcaatttaacTAATTACACTAACTAATACGATTGGttatatttctatttttggaaacttttaTTCGTATTTCATATCAGATAGAATTATCTCCATGGATATTAGATAGAATATATAagttaaaagtttattttagttttttaatataattaaaaGATGTTTTAATTCGAGTTTTTTAATTATCGTTACCGATCCTTATATACAGTTGATTAACGATACATATATTGTTTTGTTGATGATGTAGACGGAGGTGTCTGCATTATCACCACGAGTGGCGTTTCTGGACCATCAGAGACTGGTGTTGAACGTCGATAACAGCGCACTGAAGCAACGCATAGCGGCGTTAGCTCAGGACAAGATATTCAAAGACGGTAGGCGATTTGTTTTAAACAAATTGAATcttttttttctttgtaaaattaaATGCTGAGGATAATAAAGATGATAATTTTCAAACACTGTAGCTCATCAAGAGGCATTGAAGAAGGAGATAGAGAGGTTAAGGAAAGTGTATCATGATCAGAACATGCAAAAGGCGAGTAATAGTGACGAGGAAGAGAACGGTGGCTCCGGTGGGAACGAGGGTGGCTCCGGCGGGGTGAATATGAGTGGTAcggagggtggtggtggtgggatcTGCTAAATTGCGCCCATGCATGCACGTGATGTGTTTCCCCGCTTTTCATGGTGGTGTGAGTGGTCCCCCATGATTGGCATGTgacttttataatttaacatggcTCCTACAGCACTTCTTtttcctgttttgtttttgccatttattttttattaatttatttttc contains the following coding sequences:
- the LOC110929250 gene encoding basic leucine zipper 61 translates to MAQLPPKVPTMANNWPSFPYQMMSSAAAQAPNWMDEFLDFSSARRNSHRRSVSDPIAFVESPFIDECRNSSGNSSLIPCSNTTGFERLDDEQFSSMFSDDVTTNVTRSSSNPSTPSDQNSDNDGDVKPTLTPVPDVQQHQLKNEPGEVEDGGGCQPETESLKPSFNFSSDGSTIVDPKRVKRILANRQSAQRSRVRKLQYISELERSVTTLQTEVSALSPRVAFLDHQRLVLNVDNSALKQRIAALAQDKIFKDAHQEALKKEIERLRKVYHDQNMQKASNSDEEENGGSGGNEGGSGGVNMSGTEGGGGGIC